The Deinococcus radiopugnans ATCC 19172 genome window below encodes:
- a CDS encoding aminotransferase class V-fold PLP-dependent enzyme, whose protein sequence is MNFTTLQADLIGTDAVIRTPFGERRVTYADYVASGRALRSVEQRISTLALPLYANTHTEDSATGAHSTHLSHQASDYIKGQLGGDSSCKLVFCGSGSTAAVRRLQDILGLTVCSDHRATVLASIPEHERPVVFVGPYEHHSNEVSWRETLAEVVELPLCEKGNLDLDALVQALKAPHYARRPKIGSFSAASNVTGLLTDTRTVARILHQHGAYAFFDFAASGPYVKIDMKPGKPDGYDAVFLSPHKFVGGPGTPGLLCFQDHLYHLNVPSTAGGGTVRYVSRTKQVYIEDIEAREDAGTPAILGKLRTALAFKVKEELGVDELTAREHQLFARALERLGTNGRIQILGNPQAARLAFLSFLVKTPDGSYLHPRLVVRLLNDLFGIQARGGCACAGPYGHVLLNIDDERSERYMQCALSNIDGLKPGWTRLNLAPWASDDEVEFLLAAIEFVAEHGTRFLPLYDFDWMSGAWTHAQDEAPMDLFGDQRPQTGEGAVPFTAYLEEARRLSDTLAPAGEGRAVPDYVPTDLIFFAH, encoded by the coding sequence ATGAACTTCACCACTCTCCAGGCCGATCTGATCGGAACTGACGCCGTGATTCGCACGCCCTTCGGAGAGCGGCGGGTCACCTACGCGGATTACGTGGCCTCCGGGCGGGCGCTGCGCAGCGTGGAGCAGCGGATCAGCACGCTGGCGCTGCCGCTGTACGCCAACACCCACACCGAGGACAGCGCCACCGGGGCGCACAGCACCCACCTGTCGCATCAGGCGTCCGACTACATCAAAGGACAACTTGGAGGCGACTCCAGTTGCAAACTGGTGTTCTGCGGTTCGGGCAGCACCGCGGCGGTGCGGCGCCTTCAGGACATCCTGGGCTTGACGGTGTGCAGCGACCACCGCGCCACCGTGCTGGCCTCCATTCCGGAGCACGAGCGCCCGGTGGTGTTCGTCGGCCCTTACGAGCACCACAGCAACGAGGTCAGCTGGCGCGAGACGCTGGCCGAGGTGGTGGAGTTGCCGCTGTGCGAGAAGGGCAACCTGGACCTGGACGCGCTGGTTCAGGCACTGAAAGCACCCCATTACGCCCGCCGCCCCAAAATTGGCTCGTTCAGCGCGGCCAGCAACGTGACCGGCCTGCTGACCGATACCCGCACGGTGGCACGCATCCTGCACCAGCACGGGGCCTATGCCTTCTTTGACTTCGCGGCCAGCGGGCCTTACGTCAAAATTGACATGAAGCCGGGCAAACCGGACGGCTATGACGCCGTGTTCCTCAGCCCGCACAAGTTCGTGGGCGGGCCAGGAACGCCGGGATTGCTGTGTTTTCAGGATCACCTGTACCACCTGAACGTGCCCAGCACGGCGGGGGGCGGTACGGTGCGTTACGTCAGCCGCACCAAACAGGTGTACATCGAGGACATCGAGGCGCGTGAGGACGCAGGCACGCCCGCCATCCTGGGAAAACTCCGGACCGCCCTGGCCTTCAAGGTCAAGGAGGAGCTGGGGGTGGACGAACTGACGGCGCGGGAGCATCAATTATTCGCGCGGGCGCTGGAGCGTCTGGGAACCAACGGGCGGATTCAGATTCTGGGCAACCCGCAGGCCGCCCGCCTCGCCTTTCTCTCGTTTCTGGTCAAAACGCCGGACGGCAGTTACCTGCATCCCCGTCTGGTGGTCCGCCTGCTCAACGATCTCTTCGGCATCCAGGCACGCGGCGGCTGCGCGTGTGCCGGACCCTACGGCCATGTGCTCCTGAACATCGACGACGAGCGCAGCGAGCGCTACATGCAGTGTGCGCTGTCCAATATCGACGGCCTCAAACCCGGCTGGACGCGCCTGAACCTCGCGCCGTGGGCCAGCGACGACGAGGTGGAGTTCCTGCTGGCCGCCATCGAATTCGTGGCCGAACACGGGACCCGTTTCCTGCCGCTGTACGACTTCGACTGGATGTCCGGGGCCTGGACCCACGCGCAGGACGAGGCGCCGATGGACCTGTTCGGAGACCAGCGTCCGCAGACGGGCGAGGGGGCCGTGCCGTTCACCGCCTATCTGGAAGAGGCACGGCGGCTGTCGGACACCCTGGCCCCGGCAGGGGAGGGGAGAGCGGTACCCGACTACGTCCCCACCGATCTGATCTTTTTCGCGCACTGA
- a CDS encoding thiamine pyrophosphate-dependent dehydrogenase E1 component subunit alpha — translation MTTSPLVEPFPETGIQPFTKEPIRYVGEDGLPVQNLPAAYTPERLRELHAVMLRAREFDRKLITLLRQGRTTFYAQSSGMEATQVGLAHSIRPGHDWVWPYYRDHTLALALGVPMFELISQVLGSNSDPSRGRQMPHHFAARKQHFVSISSSIANQVPPATGTAMAQKYLGTDEITVCTFGDGATSEGDWHAGMNMAGAMAAPCLFVCENNQWAISTNLSGQTASENIHIKAKAYGMPGFYVDGNDIVAVMEVGRTAAEWVRAGNGPALVECLTYRVGSHSNADADAEKHYRTREEVQEWLGRDPVVRVEKLLEHLGHPIESEERANMISAVHREVDEQVIRAEATGQPDWRIMFEDVYADLPAHLREEAAMLRAEQEGERK, via the coding sequence ATGACCACATCACCTCTGGTTGAACCCTTTCCCGAGACTGGGATTCAGCCCTTCACGAAAGAACCGATCCGCTACGTGGGCGAGGACGGCCTGCCCGTCCAGAACCTGCCCGCCGCCTACACTCCTGAACGCCTGCGCGAGTTGCATGCCGTGATGCTGCGCGCCCGCGAGTTCGACCGCAAGCTGATCACGCTGCTGCGGCAGGGACGCACCACCTTCTACGCGCAGTCCAGCGGCATGGAAGCGACGCAGGTGGGCCTGGCCCACTCGATCCGGCCCGGCCACGACTGGGTCTGGCCGTACTACCGCGACCACACGCTGGCCCTGGCGCTGGGCGTGCCCATGTTCGAGCTGATCTCGCAGGTGCTGGGCAGCAACTCCGACCCCAGCCGGGGCCGCCAGATGCCGCACCACTTCGCCGCCCGCAAGCAGCACTTCGTCTCGATCAGCTCTTCCATTGCCAATCAGGTGCCCCCGGCCACCGGCACCGCGATGGCCCAGAAGTACCTGGGCACCGACGAGATCACGGTGTGCACCTTCGGCGACGGGGCCACCAGCGAGGGCGACTGGCACGCCGGCATGAACATGGCCGGGGCGATGGCCGCGCCGTGCCTGTTTGTGTGTGAGAACAACCAGTGGGCCATCAGCACCAACCTGAGTGGTCAGACGGCCAGCGAGAACATCCACATCAAGGCGAAAGCCTACGGCATGCCCGGCTTCTACGTGGACGGCAACGATATCGTGGCCGTCATGGAGGTCGGCCGTACCGCCGCCGAGTGGGTGCGCGCCGGCAACGGCCCCGCGCTGGTGGAGTGCCTGACCTACCGCGTCGGCTCCCACAGCAACGCGGACGCCGACGCCGAGAAGCACTACCGCACCCGCGAAGAGGTGCAGGAGTGGCTGGGGCGTGACCCGGTGGTGCGCGTCGAGAAACTGCTGGAACACCTGGGCCATCCCATCGAATCCGAGGAACGCGCCAATATGATCTCCGCCGTTCACCGCGAGGTCGACGAGCAGGTCATCCGCGCCGAGGCCACCGGGCAACCCGACTGGCGCATCATGTTCGAGGACGTGTACGCCGACCTGCCCGCCCACCTGCGCGAGGAGGCCGCCATGCTGCGGGCCGAGCAGGAAGGGGAGAGAAAATGA